From a single Phalacrocorax carbo chromosome 10, bPhaCar2.1, whole genome shotgun sequence genomic region:
- the WDR90 gene encoding WD repeat-containing protein 90 isoform X4 — protein sequence MAAAWQRPYLNVFKHFRVEEWKRSAREGDVTALTDARLKGTVYRIRSSVPASSYLQLPRTGTQSLGLVGRYLYLLFRPMPHKHFVVHLDVATEENQVVRISFSNLFKEFKSTATWLQFPFVCGAADGSACNRTTRTSRRDLMGAAPADVRWTCLVLDLHSILSLYVNRCYSHLKSIKLCSNLLVKNLCTSDLVFDPGVTFSEARQANLACRGVAPMPREMAFPVPKGEKWHNLYDYIRFPSEGSKLAYDSIQKSCPGPVAGGQVLEDPVHQLPQPVTLTKAVRDRLSLIHQITSPKAMPHRCPVMTKSIPEVHLAAPGPLRAVPAGDKELEKDKRPHSVGDAGQSPAVSDGGIHVYAYQRSEQSIRAIRTGSQEGLLPDPILKLRTIIGFGGCSTKWALWTRNNTAVVYPCHAVIVTLQIQTREQRFFIGHTDKVSALAFNGNSTLLASAQAGPLSVVRLWDFPTGSCLSVFKTHVHSLLSLSFSYSGAILCGVGKDGHGKTTVVVWNAAQVTRGGEVAMLAKAHTDVDIRALKIAFFDDTRMVSCGRDNIRLWRVRSGVLHSCPVNLGEYHSLEFTDLAFEEGHVAEREPEDRTLFVCSKSGHILEVDYKNVCMRSARRLLPAQPRGCQQLDKTGGAAGPGIAINSISVSSTFCATGSEDGYLRLWPLDFSAVILEAEHEGPVSSVCISLDNRKVLCTTINGNLGYLDIQSRDYNTLMRSHEDSILAFSVEGIWKQMATVSQDNTIRVWDLVSMQQLYDFTAAEEMPCAVAFHPTQQILACGFDSGMVRTFSLAASSLLVEHKQHRTMITGLTFSPDGIFMFSSCLQGTLALYSCKAQKSHVLRVLGNVVAQDAGNSSDALVVSGDSRLMAFVGPSKYVVTVMEACSLDELLKVDISILNLNTRASDSAVRVCFAPVPRGELLVSTSSNKILVLDTKTGRLVREVSPVHKLSCSSLALSKDGRYLLTAGDKVIKVWDYQMRFDINFQVYIGHSEPVRQVSFTPDQGHVISVGDAIFLWDFLALPAEGSPPARAHSSESDLLPGAEGSSEKLKDASETPRQTVPLPLLSSPPCLDVGSVHQAGCPSIFSESDKEEEEAGLPGSSRMVAKGDKDALVLVMESVRNEELVVRPKVRQESSRSPGEPANESRKETKSPKSQCSIRPDSYRHFTPRFKASVLPQSFLSPPAGSEVLKLKAVIGYNGNGRGNMVWNPDTGFFAYTCGCIIVVEDLHLGSQNHWLGHAEEISTLAVSHDAQVLASASGKRNEDSHCQICIWNVQRGVCTASLFHHETQVQAMAFSQDDRFLVTLGDYSDQTVALWNTCTYELVSSTCISEPVHDVAFSPFSQRELACVGKGAVMFWLLEQQGDDVNLKVHRAPAPDLLGLVELTSLCYGADTILYSGTNSGQICVWDTETNHCFMTWEADEGEIGVLVCRHNRLMSGSNTKRIRLWAVATVPELKLKGPDAR from the exons ATGGCGGCCG CCTGGCAGCGGCCCTACCTGAACGTCTTCAAGCACTTCCGCGTGGAGGAGTGGAAGCGCTCGGCCAGGGAGGGGGACGTGACCGCGCTCACG GACGCGAGGCTGAAGGGAACAGTCTACCGGATCCGGAGCTCCGTCCCCGCCAGCAGCTACCTGCAGCTGCCCCGGACGGGGACGCAGtcgctggggctggtgggacgCTACCTCTACCTGCTCTTCCGGCCCATGCCCCACAAGCACTTTGTCGTCCACCTGGACGTTGCCACCGAG GAAAACCAGGTGGTTCGCATCTCTTTCTCCAACCTCTTCAAGGAGTTCAAATCCACAGCCACCTGGCTGCAGTTCCCCTTTGTCTGTGGAGCAGCTGACGGCTCAGCATGCAACCGCACAACCAGGACGTCCAGGCGCG ATCTCATGGGAGCAGCCCCTGCTGACGTGCGCTGGACCTGCCTGGTGCTTGATCTCCACTCCATCCTCTCTCTCTACGTCAACCGCTGTTACAGCCACCTGAAGAGCATTAAGCTCTGCTCCAACCTCTTGGTGAAAAACCTCTGCACGAGTGACTTGGTGTTCGACCCAG GTGTGACCTTCTCTGAGGCCCGGCAAGCCAACCTGGCCTGCCGTGGCGTCGCTCCCATGCCACGGGAAATGGCTTTCCCCGTGCCAAAGGGGGAGAAGTGGCACAACCTCTACGACTACATCAG GTTCCCATCCGAGGGCTCCAAGCTGGCTTACGACTCCATCCAGAAGAGCTGTCCCGGTCCTGTGGCAG GTGGCCAAGTCTTGGAGGACCCTGTCCACCAGCTGCCCCAGCCGGTGACACTCACCAAAGCAGTCCGTGACCGACTGTCCCTCATCCATCAGATAACCAGTCCCAAAGCT ATGCCACATCGGTGTCCTGTAATGACAAAAAGCATCCCTGAGGTTCACCTGGCAGCCCCAGGGCCTCTGAGAGCCGTGCCTGCTGGGGACAAGGAGCTAGAGAAGGACAAGAGACCGCACAGCGTGGGGGATGCTGGGCAGTCACCGGCAGTCAGTGATGGTGGCATCCACGTGTACGCTTACCAGAGGAGTGAACAAAGCATCCGAGCCATCCGCACTGGCTCACAGGAG gggcTCCTACCAGATCCCATCCTGAAGCTGAGAACAATTATTGGCTTTGGAGGCTGCAGCACCAAATGG GCACTGTGGACTCGGAACAACACTGCAGTGGTCTACCCCTGCCATGCTGTTATAGTGACCCTGCAGATCCAGACCAGAGAGCAGAGGTTCTTCATTGGACACACAGATAAA GTGTCGGCGCTGGCCTTCAATGGGAACAGCACCTTGCTGGCTTCAGCACAGGCCGGTCCCCTGAGCGTTGTGCGCCTCTGGGACTTCCCGACCGGCAGCTGCCTCTCAGTGTTTAAAACCCATGTCCACTCCCTCTTGTCCCTGAG CTTTTCCTACAGCGGAGCCATTCTGTGTGGCGTTGGAAAGGATGGGCACGGCAAAACG ACGGTGGTGGTATGGAACGCTGCTCAGGTGACCCGTGGTGGAGAGGTGGCCATGCTGGCCAAAGCGCACACAGATGTGGACATCCGTGCCTTGAAGATTGCTTTTTTTGATGATACCAG GATGGTGTCGTGCGGCCGAGACAACATCAGGCTGTGGCGAGTGCGGAGCGGAGTGCTGCACTCATGTCCTGTCAATCTGGGCGAGTACCATTCCCTGGAGTTCACGGACCTGGCCTTCGAGGAGGGGCATGTGGCTGAGCGGGAGCCAGAGGACCGCACGCT CTTCGTCTGCAGCAAGAGCGGCCACATCTTGGAGGTGGACTACAAGAATGTCTGCATGAGAAGCGCGCGGCGGCTCCTGCCCGCACAGCCCCggggctgccagcagctggacAAGACAGGCGGTGCTGCAG GCCCTGGGATCGCTATAAACAGTATTAGTGTCTCCTCAACCTTCTGTGCCACGGGTTCAGAAGATGGCTACCTGCGGCTGTGGCCCCTGGATTTCTCAGCTGTCATCTTAGAGGCAG AGCATGAAGGTCCAGTGAGTTCTGTCTGCATCAGCCTAGACAACCGCAAAGTCTTGTGCACAACCATTAATGGGAATCTGGGCTACCTGGATATCCAGTCCCGCGACTATAACACCCTCATGCGCTCTCACGAGGACTCCATTTTGGCATTCTCAGTGGAGGGGATTTGGAAGCAGATGGCAACGGTGTCTCAGGACAATACCATCCGAGTCTGGGACCTTGTCTCCATGCAGCAG ctgtaTGACTTCACGGCTGCAGAGGAAATGCCGTGTGCTGTGGCCTTTCACCCTACCCAGCAGATCCTGGCCTGTGGCTTTGACAGTGGGATGGTGCGGACCTTCAGCTTGGCTGCCTCCAGTCTGCTGGTGGAGCACAA GCAGCACCGGACTATGATCACTGGACTGACCTTCTCTCCAGATGGCATTTTCATGTTCAGCTCCTGTTTGCAGGGAACTCTGGCTCTTTACAGCTGTAAGGCACAGAAAAGCCACGTCTTGAGAGTCCTTG GCAATGTGGTGGCCCAGGATGCTGGGAATAGTTCGGATGCTTTGGTCGTCAGTGGGGACAGCCGTCTCATGGCCTTTGTGGGTCCCTCCAAGTATGTTGTGACCGTGATGGAGGCCTGCTCTCTAGACGAG CTGCTGAAGGTGGACATCAGCATCCTCAATTTAAACACCAGAGCCTCGGACTCTGCAGTGAGAGTCTGCTTTGCTCCGGTGCCTCGAGGCGAGCTCCTGGTGTCCACTTCTTCCAACAAAATCCTTGTGCTTGATACAAAAACGGGACGACTGGTGCGAGAG GTGTCTCCTGTGCACAAGCTGTCCTGTTCTTCCTTGGCGCTGAGCAAGGATGGCAGGTACCTGCTTACTGCTGGCGACAAAGTCATCAAAGTGTGGGACTATCAGATGCGCTTTGATATCAACTTCCAG GTATACATTGGCCACTCGGAGCCAGTGCGCCAGGTGTCCTTCACCCCAGACCAAGGGCACGTCATCAGTGTTGGTGATGCCATCTTCCTCTGGGATTTCCTGGCTCTGCCTGCGGAAGGGTCACCCCCAGCCCG GGCTCATTCCTCTGAGTCTGATCTGCTGCCAGGAGCTG aaggGAGCTCTGAGAAGCTAAAGGATGCCTCTGAGACACCTCGGCAGACAGTTCCTCTTCCATTGTTGTCATCACCACCATGTTTGGATGTCGGCTCTGTCCACCAAGCGGGATGTCCAA GTATTTTCTCCGAGTCAgacaaagaggaggaggaagcaggtctgccaggcagcagcaggatggtGGCAAAAGGAGACAAAGATGCCTTGGTCCTTGTGATGGAGTCGGTCAGAAATGAGGAGCTTGTTGTTAGGCCCAAAGTGAGGCAGGAGAGCTCGAGGTCTCCTGGAGAACCAGCAAATG AATCCAGGAAGGAGACCAAAAGTCCCAAGTCCCAGTGCTCCATCCGCCCTGATTCCTACCGACATTTCACTCCTCGCTTCAAGGCATCGGTGCTCCCCCAG AGTTTCTTatctcctccagctggcagtgAGGTCTTGAAGCTGAAAGCAGTGATCGGCTACAATGGGAATGGCAGAGGGAATATGGTGTGGAACCCGGACACAG GCTTCTTTGCCTACACCTGTGGCTGCATCATCGTGGTTGAAGACCTGCATTTGGGATCACAAAATCACTGGCTTGGCCATGCAGAGGAGATCTCTACGCTTGCCGTCAGCCATGATGCCCAG GTTCTTGCCTCTGCCTCAGGAAAGAGGAATGAAGACTCCCATTGCCAGATCTGCATTTGGAACGTCCAGCGTGGGGTTTGCACAGCAAGTCTCTTCCATCACGAGACGCAAGTACAAGCCATGGCATTTTCCCAGGATGACAGGTTTCTTGTTACC CTAGGGGACTACAGTGATCAAACCGTTGCTCTGTGGAACACCTGCACTTACGAACTTGTGTCGTCGACTTGTATCTCAGAGCCAGTCCATGACGTGGCTTTTAGTCCTTTTTCTCAGAGAGAACTGGCCTGCGTGGGGAAGGGAGCTgtgatgttttggctgttggaGCAACAGGGAGATGATGTCAACCTCAAG GTTCATCGGGCCCCTGCCCCGGATCTGTTAGGGCTGGTGGAGCTGACCTCTCTTTGTTATGGTGCCGACACTATTCTTTATAGTGGGACCAATTCAGGCCAGATCTGTGTGTGGGACACCGAGACTAATCACTGCTTCATGACATGGGAGGCTGATGAGGGCGAGATCG GTGTGCTGGTGTGCCGGCACAACAGGCTGATGAGTGGCAGTAACACGAAACGCATCCGCCTGTGGGCAGTGGCCACTGTGCCGGAGCTGAAGCTGAAAGGTCCTGATGCCAG GTGA
- the WDR90 gene encoding WD repeat-containing protein 90 isoform X3 gives MGAAPADVRWTCLVLDLHSILSLYVNRCYSHLKSIKLCSNLLVKNLCTSDLVFDPGVTFSEARQANLACRGVAPMPREMAFPVPKGEKWHNLYDYIRFPSEGSKLAYDSIQKSCPGPVAGGQVLEDPVHQLPQPVTLTKAVRDRLSLIHQITSPKAMPHRCPVMTKSIPEVHLAAPGPLRAVPAGDKELEKDKRPHSVGDAGQSPAVSDGGIHVYAYQRSEQSIRAIRTGSQEGLLPDPILKLRTIIGFGGCSTKWALWTRNNTAVVYPCHAVIVTLQIQTREQRFFIGHTDKVSALAFNGNSTLLASAQAGPLSVVRLWDFPTGSCLSVFKTHVHSLLSLSFSYSGAILCGVGKDGHGKTTVVVWNAAQVTRGGEVAMLAKAHTDVDIRALKIAFFDDTRMVSCGRDNIRLWRVRSGVLHSCPVNLGEYHSLEFTDLAFEEGHVAEREPEDRTLFVCSKSGHILEVDYKNVCMRSARRLLPAQPRGCQQLDKTGGAAGPGIAINSISVSSTFCATGSEDGYLRLWPLDFSAVILEAEHEGPVSSVCISLDNRKVLCTTINGNLGYLDIQSRDYNTLMRSHEDSILAFSVEGIWKQMATVSQDNTIRVWDLVSMQQLYDFTAAEEMPCAVAFHPTQQILACGFDSGMVRTFSLAASSLLVEHKQHRTMITGLTFSPDGIFMFSSCLQGTLALYSCKAQKSHVLRVLGNVVAQDAGNSSDALVVSGDSRLMAFVGPSKYVVTVMEACSLDELLKVDISILNLNTRASDSAVRVCFAPVPRGELLVSTSSNKILVLDTKTGRLVREVSPVHKLSCSSLALSKDGRYLLTAGDKVIKVWDYQMRFDINFQVYIGHSEPVRQVSFTPDQGHVISVGDAIFLWDFLALPAEGSPPARAHSSESDLLPGAEGSSEKLKDASETPRQTVPLPLLSSPPCLDVGSVHQAGCPSIFSESDKEEEEAGLPGSSRMVAKGDKDALVLVMESVRNEELVVRPKVRQESSRSPGEPANESRKETKSPKSQCSIRPDSYRHFTPRFKASVLPQSFLSPPAGSEVLKLKAVIGYNGNGRGNMVWNPDTGFFAYTCGCIIVVEDLHLGSQNHWLGHAEEISTLAVSHDAQVLASASGKRNEDSHCQICIWNVQRGVCTASLFHHETQVQAMAFSQDDRFLVTLGDYSDQTVALWNTCTYELVSSTCISEPVHDVAFSPFSQRELACVGKGAVMFWLLEQQGDDVNLKVHRAPAPDLLGLVELTSLCYGADTILYSGTNSGQICVWDTETNHCFMTWEADEGEIGVLVCRHNRLMSGSNTKRIRLWAVATVPELKLKGPDARSSSVLLEHEITLDGTIVSAAFDDSLDMGIVGTTAGTLWYINWTESTSIRLISGHKNKVTEVCFSPDETHCATCGEDGSVRIWTLGSMELVVQFQVLNQSCQCMAWKPCPVIAWGAESQHVAAGYSDGTIRVFSISRTEMELKMHPHAVALTAISYSTDGEMILSGDKDGLVAVSSPHTGMTIRILTDHKGSPITVLQCTRKQYRDFGVEGSELWLATSLDRRVSVWASDWLKDKCELLDWLSFPAPAGPEGLSSLPPSLAAFCPWEPGTLVYVGFGMQKEALFYSLCKKQVVEKISLPYFATSLSLSPAAHLIAVGFGGTSPPPFPAERLLRLLCCPARDAQDYAGHDDVVHLCRFAPSGHRLLTASHSAVLVWELPGS, from the exons ATGGGAGCAGCCCCTGCTGACGTGCGCTGGACCTGCCTGGTGCTTGATCTCCACTCCATCCTCTCTCTCTACGTCAACCGCTGTTACAGCCACCTGAAGAGCATTAAGCTCTGCTCCAACCTCTTGGTGAAAAACCTCTGCACGAGTGACTTGGTGTTCGACCCAG GTGTGACCTTCTCTGAGGCCCGGCAAGCCAACCTGGCCTGCCGTGGCGTCGCTCCCATGCCACGGGAAATGGCTTTCCCCGTGCCAAAGGGGGAGAAGTGGCACAACCTCTACGACTACATCAG GTTCCCATCCGAGGGCTCCAAGCTGGCTTACGACTCCATCCAGAAGAGCTGTCCCGGTCCTGTGGCAG GTGGCCAAGTCTTGGAGGACCCTGTCCACCAGCTGCCCCAGCCGGTGACACTCACCAAAGCAGTCCGTGACCGACTGTCCCTCATCCATCAGATAACCAGTCCCAAAGCT ATGCCACATCGGTGTCCTGTAATGACAAAAAGCATCCCTGAGGTTCACCTGGCAGCCCCAGGGCCTCTGAGAGCCGTGCCTGCTGGGGACAAGGAGCTAGAGAAGGACAAGAGACCGCACAGCGTGGGGGATGCTGGGCAGTCACCGGCAGTCAGTGATGGTGGCATCCACGTGTACGCTTACCAGAGGAGTGAACAAAGCATCCGAGCCATCCGCACTGGCTCACAGGAG gggcTCCTACCAGATCCCATCCTGAAGCTGAGAACAATTATTGGCTTTGGAGGCTGCAGCACCAAATGG GCACTGTGGACTCGGAACAACACTGCAGTGGTCTACCCCTGCCATGCTGTTATAGTGACCCTGCAGATCCAGACCAGAGAGCAGAGGTTCTTCATTGGACACACAGATAAA GTGTCGGCGCTGGCCTTCAATGGGAACAGCACCTTGCTGGCTTCAGCACAGGCCGGTCCCCTGAGCGTTGTGCGCCTCTGGGACTTCCCGACCGGCAGCTGCCTCTCAGTGTTTAAAACCCATGTCCACTCCCTCTTGTCCCTGAG CTTTTCCTACAGCGGAGCCATTCTGTGTGGCGTTGGAAAGGATGGGCACGGCAAAACG ACGGTGGTGGTATGGAACGCTGCTCAGGTGACCCGTGGTGGAGAGGTGGCCATGCTGGCCAAAGCGCACACAGATGTGGACATCCGTGCCTTGAAGATTGCTTTTTTTGATGATACCAG GATGGTGTCGTGCGGCCGAGACAACATCAGGCTGTGGCGAGTGCGGAGCGGAGTGCTGCACTCATGTCCTGTCAATCTGGGCGAGTACCATTCCCTGGAGTTCACGGACCTGGCCTTCGAGGAGGGGCATGTGGCTGAGCGGGAGCCAGAGGACCGCACGCT CTTCGTCTGCAGCAAGAGCGGCCACATCTTGGAGGTGGACTACAAGAATGTCTGCATGAGAAGCGCGCGGCGGCTCCTGCCCGCACAGCCCCggggctgccagcagctggacAAGACAGGCGGTGCTGCAG GCCCTGGGATCGCTATAAACAGTATTAGTGTCTCCTCAACCTTCTGTGCCACGGGTTCAGAAGATGGCTACCTGCGGCTGTGGCCCCTGGATTTCTCAGCTGTCATCTTAGAGGCAG AGCATGAAGGTCCAGTGAGTTCTGTCTGCATCAGCCTAGACAACCGCAAAGTCTTGTGCACAACCATTAATGGGAATCTGGGCTACCTGGATATCCAGTCCCGCGACTATAACACCCTCATGCGCTCTCACGAGGACTCCATTTTGGCATTCTCAGTGGAGGGGATTTGGAAGCAGATGGCAACGGTGTCTCAGGACAATACCATCCGAGTCTGGGACCTTGTCTCCATGCAGCAG ctgtaTGACTTCACGGCTGCAGAGGAAATGCCGTGTGCTGTGGCCTTTCACCCTACCCAGCAGATCCTGGCCTGTGGCTTTGACAGTGGGATGGTGCGGACCTTCAGCTTGGCTGCCTCCAGTCTGCTGGTGGAGCACAA GCAGCACCGGACTATGATCACTGGACTGACCTTCTCTCCAGATGGCATTTTCATGTTCAGCTCCTGTTTGCAGGGAACTCTGGCTCTTTACAGCTGTAAGGCACAGAAAAGCCACGTCTTGAGAGTCCTTG GCAATGTGGTGGCCCAGGATGCTGGGAATAGTTCGGATGCTTTGGTCGTCAGTGGGGACAGCCGTCTCATGGCCTTTGTGGGTCCCTCCAAGTATGTTGTGACCGTGATGGAGGCCTGCTCTCTAGACGAG CTGCTGAAGGTGGACATCAGCATCCTCAATTTAAACACCAGAGCCTCGGACTCTGCAGTGAGAGTCTGCTTTGCTCCGGTGCCTCGAGGCGAGCTCCTGGTGTCCACTTCTTCCAACAAAATCCTTGTGCTTGATACAAAAACGGGACGACTGGTGCGAGAG GTGTCTCCTGTGCACAAGCTGTCCTGTTCTTCCTTGGCGCTGAGCAAGGATGGCAGGTACCTGCTTACTGCTGGCGACAAAGTCATCAAAGTGTGGGACTATCAGATGCGCTTTGATATCAACTTCCAG GTATACATTGGCCACTCGGAGCCAGTGCGCCAGGTGTCCTTCACCCCAGACCAAGGGCACGTCATCAGTGTTGGTGATGCCATCTTCCTCTGGGATTTCCTGGCTCTGCCTGCGGAAGGGTCACCCCCAGCCCG GGCTCATTCCTCTGAGTCTGATCTGCTGCCAGGAGCTG aaggGAGCTCTGAGAAGCTAAAGGATGCCTCTGAGACACCTCGGCAGACAGTTCCTCTTCCATTGTTGTCATCACCACCATGTTTGGATGTCGGCTCTGTCCACCAAGCGGGATGTCCAA GTATTTTCTCCGAGTCAgacaaagaggaggaggaagcaggtctgccaggcagcagcaggatggtGGCAAAAGGAGACAAAGATGCCTTGGTCCTTGTGATGGAGTCGGTCAGAAATGAGGAGCTTGTTGTTAGGCCCAAAGTGAGGCAGGAGAGCTCGAGGTCTCCTGGAGAACCAGCAAATG AATCCAGGAAGGAGACCAAAAGTCCCAAGTCCCAGTGCTCCATCCGCCCTGATTCCTACCGACATTTCACTCCTCGCTTCAAGGCATCGGTGCTCCCCCAG AGTTTCTTatctcctccagctggcagtgAGGTCTTGAAGCTGAAAGCAGTGATCGGCTACAATGGGAATGGCAGAGGGAATATGGTGTGGAACCCGGACACAG GCTTCTTTGCCTACACCTGTGGCTGCATCATCGTGGTTGAAGACCTGCATTTGGGATCACAAAATCACTGGCTTGGCCATGCAGAGGAGATCTCTACGCTTGCCGTCAGCCATGATGCCCAG GTTCTTGCCTCTGCCTCAGGAAAGAGGAATGAAGACTCCCATTGCCAGATCTGCATTTGGAACGTCCAGCGTGGGGTTTGCACAGCAAGTCTCTTCCATCACGAGACGCAAGTACAAGCCATGGCATTTTCCCAGGATGACAGGTTTCTTGTTACC CTAGGGGACTACAGTGATCAAACCGTTGCTCTGTGGAACACCTGCACTTACGAACTTGTGTCGTCGACTTGTATCTCAGAGCCAGTCCATGACGTGGCTTTTAGTCCTTTTTCTCAGAGAGAACTGGCCTGCGTGGGGAAGGGAGCTgtgatgttttggctgttggaGCAACAGGGAGATGATGTCAACCTCAAG GTTCATCGGGCCCCTGCCCCGGATCTGTTAGGGCTGGTGGAGCTGACCTCTCTTTGTTATGGTGCCGACACTATTCTTTATAGTGGGACCAATTCAGGCCAGATCTGTGTGTGGGACACCGAGACTAATCACTGCTTCATGACATGGGAGGCTGATGAGGGCGAGATCG GTGTGCTGGTGTGCCGGCACAACAGGCTGATGAGTGGCAGTAACACGAAACGCATCCGCCTGTGGGCAGTGGCCACTGTGCCGGAGCTGAAGCTGAAAGGTCCTGATGCCAG GTCTAGCTCAGTGCTGCTAGAACATGAGATCACCCTTGATGGGACAATAGTCAGTGCAGCCTTTGATGACTCTCTAGACATGGGAATTGTGGGCACCACGGCAGGAACCCTGTGGTACATTAACTGGACAGAGAGCACAAGTATCCGACTAATCAGCGGCCACAAGAACAAG GTGACTGAAGTGTGCTTCAGTCCTGATGAGACTCACTGTGCAACGTGCGGGGAAGATGGCAGCGTGAGGATTTGGACTCTGGGCAGCATGGAGCTGGTGGTACAGTTCCAGGTGCTCAACCAG AGCTGCCAGTGCATGGCCTGGAagccttgtcctgtcattgcaTGGGGAGCTGAGAGCCAGCATGTAGCAGCAGGGTACAGCGATGGCACCATCCGTGTGTTCAGCATTTCCAGGACAGAGATGGAGCTGAAAATGCACCCCCATGCCGTTGCACTGACAGCAATCTCCTACTCCACAGACG gAGAAATGATCTTATCGGGGGACAAGGATGGGCTTGTGGCTGTCAGCAGCCCTCACACCGGAATGACTATCCGCATCCTCACTGACCACAAAGGCTCCCCCATCACTGTTCTCCAGTGTACCAGGAAGCAG TACCGTGACTTTGGGGTGGAAGGAAGTGAGCTCTGGCTGGCCACCAGCTTGGACCGGCGGGTCAGTGTCTGGGCCTCCGACTGGCTGAAGGATAAGTGTGAGCTCCTTGACTGGCTcagcttccctgctcctgctggccccGAG GGTCTCAGCAGCCTCCCgcccagcctggctgccttCTGCCCTTGGGAACCCGGTACTCTGGTCTACGTGGGCTTTGGGATGCAGAAGGAAGCCTTGTTTTACAGTCTGTGCAAGAAACAG GTAGTTGAGAAGATCTCTTTGCCTTACTTCGCCACATCGCTCAGCCTGTCTCCTGCAGCACACCTCATTGCTGTTGGCTTTGGCG GGACAAGcccccctcctttccctgcagagcGGCTCCTGCggctgctgtgctgccctgccagaGACGCCCAGGACTACGCTGGCCACGACGACGTTGTCCATCTCTGCCGCTTTGCCCCTTCCGGCCACCGCCTCCTCACGGCCTCCCACAGCGCCGTCCTCGTCTGGGAGCTCCCAGGCAGCTGA